One window of Streptococcus troglodytae genomic DNA carries:
- the gtfA gene encoding sucrose phosphorylase, with the protein MPITNKTMLITYADSLGKNLKELNENIENYFGDAVGGVHLLPFFPSTGDRGFAPIDYHEVDSAFGDWDDVKQLGEKYYLMFDFMINHISRQSKYYKDYQEKHEASAYKDLFLNWDKFWPKNRPTQEDVDLIYKRKDRAPKQEIQFADGSVEHLWNTFGEEQIDLDVTKEVTMDFIRSTIENLAANGCDLIRLDAFAYAVKKLDTNDFFVEPEIWTLLDKVRDIAAVSGAEILPEIHEHYTIQFKIADYDYYVYDFALPMVTLYSLYSGKADRLAKWLKMSPMKQFTTLDTHDGIGVVDVKDILTDEEITYTSNELYKVGANVKRKYSTAEYNNLDIYQINSTYYSALGDDDQKYFLARLIQAFAPGIPQVYYVGFLAGKNDLELLESTKEGRNINRHYYSSEEIAQEVKRPVVKALLNLFTYRNQSAAFDLDGRIEVEMPNEATIIIKRQNKDGSHVAKAEINLQDMTYRVTENDQTISFE; encoded by the coding sequence ATGCCGATTACAAATAAAACAATGTTGATTACTTACGCAGACAGTTTGGGTAAAAATTTGAAAGAATTGAATGAAAATATTGAGAATTATTTTGGAGATGCTGTTGGCGGTGTCCATTTGCTGCCATTCTTTCCTTCCACAGGTGATCGCGGCTTTGCACCGATTGATTACCATGAAGTTGACTCTGCTTTTGGCGATTGGGATGATGTCAAACAATTGGGTGAAAAATACTACCTCATGTTTGATTTCATGATTAATCATATTTCGCGTCAGTCTAAATATTATAAAGATTACCAAGAAAAGCATGAAGCAAGTGCTTATAAAGATCTATTTTTAAATTGGGATAAATTTTGGCCTAAAAATCGCCCGACACAAGAAGATGTGGATCTGATTTATAAGCGTAAGGATCGAGCACCTAAGCAGGAAATCCAATTTGCAGATGGCAGTGTTGAACATCTCTGGAACACTTTTGGGGAGGAACAGATTGATCTTGACGTGACTAAAGAAGTGACGATGGATTTTATTCGCTCTACCATTGAAAATTTAGCAGCCAACGGCTGTGATCTCATTCGTTTGGATGCTTTTGCCTATGCTGTTAAAAAACTAGATACGAATGATTTCTTTGTTGAGCCTGAAATCTGGACTCTGCTAGATAAAGTTCGTGATATAGCCGCTGTATCGGGTGCGGAAATCTTGCCGGAAATTCATGAACACTATACTATTCAATTTAAAATTGCAGACTATGATTACTATGTTTATGATTTTGCTCTGCCTATGGTGACGCTCTACAGCCTATATTCGGGTAAGGCTGACCGTCTTGCTAAATGGTTGAAAATGAGTCCGATGAAACAGTTCACCACCCTTGATACACATGACGGTATTGGTGTGGTTGATGTTAAGGATATCCTGACTGACGAAGAAATTACCTATACTTCTAATGAGCTTTATAAGGTCGGTGCCAATGTTAAGCGTAAGTATTCAACTGCTGAATATAATAACTTGGATATCTATCAAATCAATTCGACCTACTATTCTGCACTGGGTGATGATGATCAAAAATACTTTTTGGCTCGCTTGATACAAGCTTTTGCTCCCGGTATTCCACAGGTTTATTATGTTGGCTTTTTAGCTGGCAAGAATGATCTCGAATTACTGGAAAGCACTAAAGAAGGGCGCAATATCAACCGTCATTACTATAGTAGTGAAGAAATTGCTCAAGAAGTGAAGCGACCGGTTGTCAAGGCACTTTTAAATCTCTTTACTTACCGCAATCAATCAGCAGCTTTTGATTTGGATGGCCGTATTGAAGTGGAAATGCCAAACGAAGCAACCATTATCATTAAGCGTCAAAATAAAGATGGCAGTCATGTCGCAAAAGCAGAGATTAATCTCCAAGATATGACATACAGAGTAACAGAAAATGATCAAACAATAAGTTTTGAATAA
- a CDS encoding carbohydrate ABC transporter permease, with amino-acid sequence MNYFWKYVLLTVGGILILIPLMVTVFSSFKKTKDIMNHFFAFPNPITLDNYKRLLADGVGGYFWNSTVITVLSVLVVMLFIPAAAYSIARNMSRRKAFNIMYSLLILGIFVPFQVIMIPITVMMSKLGLANMWGLIILYLTYAIPQTLFLYVGYIKLSVPDSLDEAAEIDGADKLTTYRKIIFPMLKPMHATTLIINALWFWNDFMLPLLILNKDSSMWTLPLFQYNYSGQYFNDYGPSFASYIVGIITITIVYLIFQKHIIAGMSNGAVK; translated from the coding sequence ATAAATTATTTTTGGAAATATGTACTTTTGACTGTTGGTGGCATCCTGATTTTGATCCCACTGATGGTTACTGTCTTTAGTTCTTTTAAGAAAACTAAGGATATTATGAATCATTTTTTTGCCTTTCCAAATCCTATCACTTTGGATAATTACAAACGTTTGTTAGCTGATGGTGTTGGCGGCTATTTTTGGAATTCAACGGTGATTACTGTTTTATCCGTTTTGGTGGTCATGCTCTTTATCCCTGCAGCGGCTTATTCCATTGCGCGTAACATGTCTAGAAGAAAAGCTTTCAATATCATGTATAGCCTGTTGATTCTGGGAATTTTCGTTCCCTTCCAAGTTATCATGATTCCTATTACGGTTATGATGAGTAAATTAGGCTTGGCTAATATGTGGGGATTAATTATTCTGTATTTAACTTATGCTATTCCGCAGACACTCTTCCTTTACGTGGGTTATATCAAACTAAGTGTACCTGATAGTTTAGATGAAGCAGCTGAAATTGATGGTGCGGATAAATTGACAACTTATCGTAAAATCATTTTCCCTATGTTAAAACCAATGCACGCAACAACTCTGATTATTAATGCACTTTGGTTCTGGAACGACTTTATGTTACCATTGCTGATTCTTAATAAGGATTCAAGTATGTGGACGCTTCCTCTTTTCCAATACAATTATAGCGGACAATATTTCAATGATTACGGTCCTAGTTTTGCTTCTTATATTGTTGGTATTATTACCATCACAATTGTTTATCTTATTTTCCAAAAACACATTATTGCTGGCATGAGCAATGGAGCTGTGAAGTGA
- a CDS encoding carbohydrate ABC transporter permease, protein MTIRKVLNKYWGWTFLIVPLILQVVFFYFPMFQGAFYSFTNWTGLTYNFDFVGINNYKILMTDGKFMKAIGFTLVLTLALIVGEIVLGIIIARALNAKIKGKTFFRAWFFFPAVLSGLTVSLIFKQVFNYGLPAVGSALGIKFLETSMLGTANGAVIASIFVLLWQGVAMPIILFLSGLQSIPSEIVEAAAIDGADSKQTFWSVELPYLLPSISMVFIMALKAGLTAFDQIFALTGGGPNNSTTSLGLLVYNYAFKSNQYGYANAIALILFIIIGIVSVLQIKLSKKFEV, encoded by the coding sequence ATGACTATCAGAAAAGTTTTAAATAAATACTGGGGTTGGACATTTTTAATTGTACCGCTCATTTTACAAGTTGTCTTCTTTTATTTTCCTATGTTTCAGGGCGCTTTTTATAGCTTTACTAATTGGACAGGTCTGACCTATAATTTTGATTTTGTTGGTATCAATAATTATAAGATTTTGATGACTGACGGGAAATTTATGAAGGCTATTGGTTTTACTTTGGTTTTGACTCTGGCCTTGATTGTCGGTGAAATTGTTCTTGGTATTATCATTGCACGTGCTCTTAATGCTAAGATCAAAGGAAAAACTTTTTTCAGAGCTTGGTTCTTCTTTCCAGCTGTTTTATCTGGTTTGACAGTTTCCTTGATTTTTAAACAGGTTTTCAATTATGGTTTGCCAGCAGTTGGCAGTGCTTTGGGAATTAAATTTTTGGAAACAAGTATGTTGGGAACAGCGAACGGGGCGGTTATTGCTTCAATCTTTGTTCTTTTGTGGCAAGGTGTTGCTATGCCTATTATTCTTTTCCTTTCAGGATTACAGAGTATTCCATCAGAGATTGTCGAAGCAGCAGCTATTGATGGTGCTGACAGTAAACAGACCTTTTGGTCAGTCGAGTTGCCCTACTTACTGCCAAGTATTTCCATGGTTTTCATCATGGCTTTAAAAGCTGGTCTTACGGCCTTTGATCAAATCTTTGCCTTAACAGGTGGCGGTCCAAATAATTCAACAACATCATTAGGCCTTTTGGTTTATAACTATGCCTTTAAGAGTAATCAGTACGGTTATGCTAATGCCATTGCTTTGATTTTATTCATTATCATTGGAATTGTTTCTGTGCTGCAAATTAAACTCTCTAAGAAGTTTGAAGTTTAG
- the msmE gene encoding sugar-binding protein MsmE, with amino-acid sequence MKWYKKIGLLGIVGLTSVLLAACSKNKASQSKDDKVTIEYFNQKKEMDATLKKIIKDFERENPKIHVKMTSVPDAGTVLKTRILSGDVPDVINIYPQNMDFQEWAKAGYFYDMTGKAYLNHLKNHYANEYKVNQKVYSVPLTANVSGIYYNKTKFKALGLKVPETWDEFVRLVEEIKAKKETPFALAGTEGWTLNGYHQLSLISVTGSANAANKYLRFSKPNSIKPSDKILKEDMIRLNLLADDGNQQKNWKGASYNDALVAFANGKALMTPNGSWALPAIKQQDPKFEIGTFAFPGKKTGNGITVGAGDLALSISAKTKHLKEAEKFVKYMTTAKAMQKYYDVDGSPVAVKGVREDKNSPLQPLTKLAFTDKHYVWLGQHWNSEDDFFTATTNYLMTKNAKGLADGLNAFFNPMKADVD; translated from the coding sequence ATGAAATGGTATAAAAAAATTGGATTACTAGGTATTGTCGGTCTGACGAGCGTCTTACTAGCTGCATGCAGCAAAAATAAGGCCTCGCAGTCAAAGGATGATAAAGTAACAATTGAGTATTTTAACCAGAAAAAAGAAATGGATGCTACCTTGAAAAAGATAATTAAGGACTTTGAAAGAGAAAATCCTAAAATTCATGTCAAGATGACTAGTGTTCCAGATGCTGGTACAGTTCTCAAAACACGTATCTTATCAGGAGATGTACCCGATGTCATCAATATTTATCCTCAAAATATGGACTTCCAAGAATGGGCCAAAGCAGGCTATTTTTATGATATGACGGGTAAAGCCTATCTTAACCATTTAAAGAATCATTACGCTAACGAATATAAAGTTAATCAAAAGGTTTATAGTGTCCCGTTAACAGCTAATGTTTCAGGAATTTATTATAACAAAACCAAATTTAAAGCATTAGGTTTGAAGGTTCCTGAAACTTGGGATGAGTTTGTTAGATTGGTTGAAGAAATCAAGGCAAAAAAGGAAACGCCGTTTGCTTTAGCGGGAACAGAAGGTTGGACCTTGAATGGTTATCATCAGTTATCCTTGATTTCAGTCACTGGCAGTGCTAATGCCGCTAATAAATATCTTCGCTTTTCAAAGCCAAATTCGATTAAACCTAGTGATAAAATCTTAAAAGAAGATATGATCCGGCTCAATCTTTTAGCAGATGATGGCAATCAGCAGAAAAATTGGAAAGGCGCTTCTTATAATGATGCTCTTGTGGCATTTGCTAATGGAAAAGCTCTTATGACACCTAACGGTTCGTGGGCCTTGCCAGCTATTAAACAACAAGATCCCAAATTTGAAATTGGAACCTTTGCTTTTCCGGGCAAAAAAACTGGAAATGGCATAACAGTTGGAGCCGGAGATTTAGCCCTATCGATTTCAGCTAAAACAAAGCATCTTAAAGAAGCTGAAAAATTTGTTAAATACATGACAACTGCTAAGGCGATGCAGAAATATTATGATGTTGATGGTTCACCAGTAGCAGTAAAAGGAGTCAGAGAAGATAAGAATTCACCTTTGCAACCTTTAACTAAATTAGCCTTTACTGATAAACACTATGTGTGGTTAGGTCAGCATTGGAACAGTGAAGATGATTTCTTCACAGCCACAACCAATTATCTAATGACAAAAAATGCTAAAGGTTTAGCTGATGGGCTTAACGCTTTCTTTAATCCAATGAAAGCAGATGTTGATTAG
- a CDS encoding alpha-galactosidase has product MGIVIKNNLFYIHTKDSSLIIEERDGDLLLKHLGKKIEAYHFSNTVFEKDHAFSANPVADNRNYSYDTQRQLFGVHGFGDFRVPSLILQHDNNDLTRFKFKKAKIIKGGIEARGLPNPHGGESAQSLALILEDDLAKLRMTLYYTAYDDNATISTFIKFENLSDKPVILHRALSTMFDLPASHYDVITFQGAYAREKTVRRHQVEQGLFKISSNRGASGHAQTPSLILTNHDSNEYYGEALALQLIYSGNFQAFVQKNQLNEVRLGIGLNDDNFSWELQANQSFETPVALITYTDKGLTDLTQESHDFVKRHIIPKNFANKKRPILINNWEATYFDFNRSKLLELADEASKLGIELFVLDDGWFGHRFDDNRALGDWFVNEEKLGGSLDSFIKEIHDRGLQFGLWFEPEMVSVDSELYRAHPDWAIQTDNREHTYSRNQLVLNLANPDVVAYIKTVIDKLLTENTIDYVKWDYNRNITNIGNGRTYLETQMQSHAYILGLYDIVSYLTTKHDKVLFESCSGGGGRNDLGMMCYFPQVWSSDNTDAIARLPIQYGSSYLYPTISMGAHVSAVPNHQMNRQTPLTTRGHVAMMGNLGYELDLAILNKNEKRSVANQIEHYKKIRSVVQFGKLYRLINPEIGINEVAMQYTYDNQVLVTYVRIQSTIEMMETTVKLKGLDADAIYVLIETGQIFSGAELMYAGLTVDMPQGDYLSKQYYFIKK; this is encoded by the coding sequence ATGGGTATTGTTATTAAAAATAATCTTTTTTATATACACACCAAAGATTCATCGTTAATCATTGAAGAAAGAGATGGTGATTTGCTTTTAAAACACCTAGGTAAAAAAATTGAAGCCTATCATTTTTCCAATACCGTTTTTGAAAAAGATCATGCCTTTTCGGCTAATCCAGTGGCGGACAATAGAAACTATAGTTATGATACACAAAGACAACTATTTGGTGTTCATGGTTTTGGTGATTTTAGAGTGCCTTCACTAATCCTTCAACATGATAATAATGATTTAACACGGTTTAAATTTAAGAAAGCTAAAATCATTAAAGGGGGAATCGAGGCAAGAGGTTTGCCCAATCCACATGGTGGTGAGAGTGCTCAAAGCTTAGCTCTTATCTTAGAAGATGATTTAGCAAAACTGCGCATGACTTTGTATTATACGGCTTATGATGATAATGCCACCATTTCAACCTTTATCAAATTTGAAAATTTATCTGATAAGCCTGTTATTCTTCATCGTGCTTTATCAACAATGTTTGATTTACCTGCCAGCCATTATGATGTGATAACTTTTCAAGGAGCTTATGCTCGCGAGAAGACAGTCCGACGACATCAAGTTGAACAAGGCTTGTTTAAGATAAGTTCTAATCGAGGAGCTTCAGGACATGCCCAAACCCCCTCTTTAATTTTAACAAATCATGACAGCAATGAATATTATGGGGAGGCTCTGGCTTTACAATTAATCTATAGTGGAAATTTTCAAGCTTTTGTTCAAAAAAATCAATTAAACGAGGTTCGCTTAGGTATCGGATTAAATGATGATAATTTTTCATGGGAACTGCAGGCTAATCAGAGTTTTGAGACACCTGTAGCTTTGATAACCTACACTGATAAGGGATTGACGGATCTGACACAAGAAAGTCATGATTTTGTTAAACGTCATATTATTCCTAAGAATTTTGCTAATAAGAAACGTCCCATTCTCATTAATAATTGGGAGGCGACTTATTTTGATTTTAATCGGAGCAAGTTGCTGGAGCTGGCAGATGAAGCCAGCAAACTTGGCATTGAACTCTTTGTGCTTGATGATGGTTGGTTTGGTCATCGTTTTGATGACAATAGAGCACTTGGCGATTGGTTTGTTAATGAGGAAAAACTTGGCGGTTCCCTTGATAGTTTTATCAAGGAAATTCATGATAGAGGATTACAGTTTGGCCTTTGGTTTGAACCAGAAATGGTATCAGTTGACAGCGAACTTTATAGAGCTCATCCTGATTGGGCTATTCAGACAGACAATAGAGAGCATACTTATTCTCGCAATCAATTGGTCTTAAATTTAGCTAATCCCGATGTTGTTGCTTACATCAAAACTGTTATTGATAAACTGCTGACAGAAAATACGATTGATTATGTAAAATGGGACTATAATCGCAATATAACCAATATTGGCAATGGCAGGACTTACTTGGAAACGCAAATGCAGTCACATGCTTATATACTAGGGTTGTATGATATTGTTTCTTACTTAACGACAAAACACGATAAGGTCTTGTTTGAATCTTGTTCAGGAGGTGGCGGCCGCAACGATTTGGGGATGATGTGTTATTTTCCTCAAGTGTGGTCAAGTGATAATACAGATGCTATTGCAAGACTGCCGATACAATATGGTTCCTCTTATCTTTACCCGACTATTTCTATGGGGGCTCATGTTTCAGCGGTCCCTAACCATCAAATGAACCGTCAGACTCCTCTTACAACACGAGGTCATGTTGCTATGATGGGAAATCTAGGCTATGAATTGGACTTAGCAATTTTAAACAAAAATGAAAAAAGATCTGTTGCCAATCAGATTGAACATTATAAAAAAATAAGGTCTGTTGTACAATTTGGCAAGCTTTACCGTCTAATTAATCCCGAAATTGGAATCAATGAAGTAGCAATGCAATATACCTATGACAATCAGGTACTGGTTACCTATGTCCGTATTCAATCAACCATAGAGATGATGGAGACAACTGTAAAGTTGAAAGGACTAGATGCAGATGCCATTTATGTTCTTATAGAAACTGGGCAAATCTTTTCAGGTGCAGAGTTAATGTATGCGGGATTGACCGTTGATATGCCGCAGGGTGATTATTTGAGTAAACAATACTATTTTATTAAAAAGTAG
- a CDS encoding AraC family transcriptional regulator, with translation MNILNIYNEFDINNFDLSVDHYGSEKCDRGYSFGPTIRDNYVIHFILEGKGKFTINQHTLDLAAGDIFLLPKDISTFYQADFQTPWSYIWIGFSGSKAESILKQSSLFKHFYCHSSRSSKLFSHMMTIIQFANTPLTSVNELLMVGELYKLLAALIEEFPLSHLEESNSSTKAYVNQVKKIIHSQYGSSLRVNDIAKKLSLSRSYLYKIFRKSTNLSIKEYILQVRMERSQYLLENPKLSIAEISNSVGFSDSLAFSKAFKKYFGKSPSKFRKEGQNN, from the coding sequence ATGAATATTCTAAATATCTATAATGAATTTGACATTAATAATTTCGATTTAAGCGTTGATCACTACGGTTCAGAAAAATGTGACAGAGGCTACTCCTTTGGTCCAACTATTCGAGATAATTACGTCATTCATTTCATCCTTGAAGGTAAAGGAAAATTTACCATAAATCAACACACCCTTGACTTAGCGGCAGGTGATATCTTCCTTCTCCCCAAAGATATCTCAACCTTTTATCAAGCAGATTTCCAAACGCCCTGGAGCTATATCTGGATTGGCTTTAGCGGCTCAAAAGCCGAAAGTATTCTTAAGCAGTCAAGCCTTTTTAAACATTTTTATTGTCATTCTAGCCGCAGCTCCAAGCTCTTCTCACACATGATGACCATTATTCAATTTGCCAACACCCCCTTAACCTCTGTTAATGAATTACTGATGGTAGGTGAACTTTATAAGCTTTTAGCTGCCCTCATTGAAGAATTTCCTCTATCTCATTTAGAAGAGAGTAATAGTTCAACAAAAGCTTATGTTAACCAAGTGAAAAAAATAATACATTCGCAGTATGGTAGTTCCCTTCGAGTGAATGATATTGCTAAAAAGCTGAGTCTTAGTCGAAGTTATCTCTATAAAATTTTTAGAAAAAGTACAAATCTTTCCATAAAAGAGTATATACTTCAAGTCAGAATGGAAAGAAGTCAGTATTTGCTTGAAAATCCCAAATTAAGTATTGCTGAAATATCCAATTCTGTTGGTTTTAGCGATTCACTTGCTTTTAGTAAAGCTTTTAAAAAGTATTTTGGAAAAAGTCCCAGTAAATTTAGAAAAGAAGGCCAAAATAATTAA
- a CDS encoding bifunctional homocysteine S-methyltransferase/methylenetetrahydrofolate reductase, translating into MSRLLEKLKTDILVADGAMGTLLYADGLESCHEYYNISHPERILAIHQAYIAAGADIIQTNTYGGKRHRLKSFGHDKEVKTINQAAVHLARQAAGDNTFVLGTIGVSHGLKQCELSLEDIISQTVEQTRFLLETKQIDGLLLETYYDIEELEAALKALRPLTDLPIITNVALHEPGITENGRPLVEAFSHLVMLGADIVGLNCHLGPYHMIQSFKQVPLFAQSYLSAYPNASLLSFSSDDNETPYHFSQNADYFEYCAKLFVEEGVRLIGGCCGTTPEHIKAIKRGIRGLKPIERKVTTPLISQEDLIYEVEKKENLVDKVKKEITIIAEIDPPKTLAVDKFVDGVKALDEKGIAAITLADNSLARTRICNLSMASMLKDEIATPFLLHLSCRDHNMIGLQSRLLGMDLLGFDHILAITGDPSKIGDFPGATSVYDATSFKLLSLIKQLNQGHGYSGASLKKATHFTVAAAFNPNVKNLSRTGRLIEKKIAAGADYFITQPVFSEAVIQELSEVTKPYEQPFFVGIMPITSYNNAVFLHNEVPGISLSESFLAKLEAVKDDKETCKKVALAESKKLIDAALAHFNGIYLITPFLRYDLTVELIDYIQARTATAAKKRA; encoded by the coding sequence ATGTCCAGATTGCTGGAGAAACTAAAGACAGATATTTTAGTGGCTGATGGAGCTATGGGGACTCTTCTCTATGCTGATGGCTTAGAATCTTGCCACGAATATTATAATATCAGTCATCCTGAGAGAATTTTGGCTATTCATCAAGCTTATATTGCAGCCGGAGCAGACATCATTCAGACCAATACTTATGGTGGGAAAAGACATCGTTTAAAAAGTTTTGGTCACGATAAAGAAGTTAAGACAATCAATCAGGCAGCTGTTCATCTGGCCCGTCAGGCAGCTGGTGACAACACCTTTGTTTTAGGAACAATAGGGGTTTCACATGGCCTTAAGCAATGTGAACTGTCCTTGGAAGACATTATTTCTCAGACTGTAGAACAGACTCGGTTTCTTTTGGAAACTAAGCAAATTGATGGTTTGCTCTTAGAAACTTACTATGATATAGAAGAACTTGAGGCTGCTTTAAAGGCTTTGAGGCCTTTAACAGACTTGCCGATCATTACTAATGTTGCCCTTCATGAACCGGGAATTACGGAAAATGGCCGACCTTTGGTGGAAGCTTTTAGTCACTTGGTGATGTTGGGAGCCGATATCGTTGGTTTGAACTGCCATTTGGGACCTTATCATATGATCCAATCTTTCAAGCAAGTACCACTGTTTGCGCAGAGTTATTTATCAGCTTATCCTAATGCCAGTCTTTTATCTTTTTCCAGCGATGATAATGAGACCCCTTACCACTTTAGCCAGAATGCGGATTATTTTGAATACTGTGCTAAACTTTTTGTTGAAGAAGGGGTCCGCCTCATTGGCGGCTGTTGCGGAACAACCCCTGAACATATCAAAGCTATAAAACGTGGTATTCGGGGACTTAAACCAATTGAGCGTAAAGTGACGACACCTTTGATCAGTCAAGAAGACTTGATTTATGAAGTGGAGAAAAAAGAAAATCTGGTTGATAAAGTTAAAAAAGAGATCACCATTATTGCTGAAATTGATCCTCCTAAAACCTTGGCCGTTGATAAATTTGTTGATGGTGTCAAAGCCTTAGACGAAAAAGGTATTGCGGCGATTACCTTAGCAGATAATTCTCTTGCTAGAACACGTATTTGTAATCTCAGCATGGCGTCAATGCTAAAGGATGAGATTGCAACACCTTTCTTGCTTCATTTGTCCTGTCGCGATCATAATATGATTGGACTGCAGTCACGCCTTTTGGGCATGGATCTTTTGGGATTTGATCATATTCTTGCCATCACAGGAGATCCCTCAAAAATTGGAGATTTCCCAGGAGCTACCAGTGTTTATGATGCTACCAGTTTCAAATTGCTGTCTTTGATTAAGCAACTCAATCAGGGTCATGGTTACAGCGGTGCAAGTCTTAAAAAAGCGACCCATTTTACCGTTGCTGCAGCTTTTAATCCTAATGTTAAAAACTTAAGCAGAACAGGAAGGTTAATTGAGAAGAAGATTGCAGCTGGAGCAGACTATTTTATCACACAGCCTGTTTTTAGCGAAGCAGTCATCCAAGAGTTAAGTGAAGTTACTAAACCTTATGAACAGCCTTTTTTTGTTGGTATTATGCCGATTACTTCTTATAATAATGCTGTTTTCTTACATAATGAAGTTCCGGGAATTAGTTTATCAGAATCTTTTCTGGCAAAATTAGAAGCGGTTAAGGATGATAAAGAAACCTGTAAGAAAGTGGCTTTAGCTGAAAGTAAAAAATTGATAGACGCAGCTTTGGCTCATTTTAATGGCATTTATCTCATTACTCCTTTTTTACGTTATGATTTGACCGTGGAATTAATTGATTATATTCAGGCAAGGACAGCGACTGCTGCTAAAAAGAGAGCTTAG